Proteins co-encoded in one Armatimonadota bacterium genomic window:
- a CDS encoding MurR/RpiR family transcriptional regulator, whose amino-acid sequence MMRESATKAAATWEPARPAYDDLIQRIRDRLDQMSNGYRQVADYILEHYDRAAFLTAAKLGRTVGVSESTVVRFATALGYGGYPELQGVLQEIVKSRLTTVDRVIGSADTLGSEEDILTAVMQGDIENLRLTLRDLDRKAFHAAVSMLRGARRILVVGLRSSAALALFLGFNLDWILGNVKVAGFVAQDVWEHLVHLGREDVVVGISFPRYTKATVQALAAARERRCKIIALTDSVVSPLSKYADVVLAARDTVPAYTDSFVAPLSIINALLAATSMADRARTTRNLRRLEELWKEYGVYHQP is encoded by the coding sequence ATGATGAGAGAGAGCGCAACGAAGGCGGCCGCGACGTGGGAGCCGGCCCGCCCGGCCTACGATGACCTGATCCAGCGCATCCGGGACCGGCTCGACCAGATGAGCAACGGGTACCGGCAGGTTGCCGACTACATCCTTGAGCACTACGATCGCGCGGCGTTCCTGACCGCGGCGAAACTCGGCCGGACGGTCGGGGTCAGCGAGTCCACTGTGGTGCGGTTTGCCACGGCGCTGGGATACGGCGGCTATCCCGAGCTGCAGGGCGTCCTCCAGGAGATTGTCAAGAGTCGACTCACCACCGTCGACCGGGTCATCGGCTCGGCGGACACCCTCGGCTCCGAAGAAGACATCCTGACGGCCGTGATGCAGGGCGACATCGAGAACCTCAGGCTCACCCTGCGCGATCTGGACCGGAAGGCGTTCCATGCAGCGGTCTCGATGCTGCGGGGCGCCCGGCGCATCTTGGTCGTCGGGCTCCGCAGCTCCGCGGCCCTGGCGCTGTTCCTAGGCTTCAACCTCGACTGGATCCTGGGCAACGTGAAGGTCGCCGGCTTCGTGGCACAGGACGTCTGGGAGCACCTGGTGCACCTGGGCCGGGAGGACGTCGTCGTTGGCATCAGCTTCCCCCGTTACACGAAGGCCACCGTGCAGGCGCTGGCCGCGGCGCGGGAGCGCAGGTGCAAGATCATCGCGCTGACCGACAGCGTCGTCTCGCCCCTCAGCAAGTACGCCGATGTGGTGCTCGCGGCGCGCGACACTGTGCCCGCCTACACCGACTCGTTCGTGGCGCCGCTGTCGATCATCAACGCCCTGCTGGCCGCCACGAGCATGGCCGACCGGGCGCGCACCACGCGCAATCTGCGCCGGCTCGAGGAGCTCTGGAAGGAGTACGGGGTGTATCACCAGCCGTGA
- a CDS encoding SDR family NAD(P)-dependent oxidoreductase, with amino-acid sequence MNAGVDYGLTGKVALVTGGSRGLGRAIAAALLRAGCRVAIVSRNAESLEAGRRALAPLGDVVVVQADVTVRRQVDEAVRAVECRAGPVDILVNNAGVTSRRSLAELTDDHWDEVMTTNVKALLFTCQAVTPWMMRKRWGRIINASSYAAWHPRLNRGVYAASKAAVEALTRAWAGELAPYGITVNAYAPGDIATDMMADMLAAGAGELTRHIALGRIGTPEDVADAVAFLASERAAYITGTVMAISGGKYIVQNPWDAWPQAPGAGP; translated from the coding sequence GTGAACGCCGGGGTCGACTACGGCCTGACCGGGAAGGTGGCCCTGGTCACGGGCGGGAGCCGGGGCCTGGGACGCGCCATCGCCGCGGCGCTGCTGCGCGCCGGCTGCCGCGTGGCGATCGTGTCCCGGAACGCCGAGAGCCTGGAGGCCGGCCGCCGGGCGCTGGCGCCGTTGGGCGACGTCGTCGTCGTCCAGGCTGACGTGACCGTGCGGCGGCAGGTTGACGAAGCCGTGCGCGCGGTGGAGTGCCGGGCCGGGCCGGTGGACATCCTGGTCAACAACGCCGGCGTCACCAGCCGGCGGTCGCTCGCCGAACTGACTGACGATCACTGGGACGAGGTCATGACCACCAACGTGAAGGCGCTGCTCTTCACCTGCCAGGCGGTCACCCCCTGGATGATGCGGAAGCGGTGGGGCCGCATCATCAACGCGTCCTCGTACGCTGCCTGGCACCCGCGCCTCAACCGCGGCGTGTACGCGGCCAGCAAGGCGGCGGTCGAGGCGCTGACCCGGGCGTGGGCGGGCGAGCTGGCGCCTTATGGCATCACGGTGAATGCCTATGCGCCCGGCGACATCGCCACGGACATGATGGCCGACATGCTGGCCGCGGGTGCCGGCGAACTCACCCGGCACATCGCGTTGGGACGGATCGGCACGCCCGAGGACGTCGCCGACGCCGTGGCGTTCCTGGCCTCCGAGCGGGCGGCGTACATCACGGGCACGGTGATGGCCATTTCCGGAGGCAAATACATCGTTCAGAATCCCTGGGATGCCTGGCCGCAGGCGCCCGGCGCCGGACCGTAG
- a CDS encoding FAD-dependent oxidoreductase has protein sequence MAIETGLLVAGGGPAGLAAATEAAEAGVEVLVADEHRTAGGVLACLGQMPVATDAGPAPAADLRRALADAARAAGATILTETLVWAAFEDLSAGVLTPGENLEVRAQAIVVAAGAADRPLPFPGWETPNVLNAQEALRLVSFHDALRDRIAVVAGAGGAGVPVALALRAGGLTVAALAEAASLADDERAALAGAGIPAVEGARVAAAEGQEYLRAVILQRNGERRRIDADVLVLATGRMPLIELLGVAGCATEWRPDLGGYIPVRSARLETSVAGLFAAGACGAVCGPLTAVAEGRLAGAAAALRLGRGSGARVEALEQALVRARSQEAAQVAREMTVLAELEADAVAAALRDPDQIFCRCEKVPVAKVQAAIEWGARTAGEVKRLTRVGMGECQGRACRPLLSRAVAQILGEDIIRVQPITYRPPVRPIPLAALLRGTE, from the coding sequence ATGGCAATCGAGACCGGACTCCTGGTGGCAGGCGGAGGACCCGCCGGGCTGGCGGCCGCAACCGAGGCTGCAGAGGCGGGCGTCGAGGTTCTGGTGGCCGACGAGCACCGCACCGCCGGCGGCGTGCTGGCGTGCCTGGGCCAGATGCCGGTGGCGACCGACGCCGGGCCGGCGCCGGCCGCAGACCTGCGGCGCGCGCTGGCCGACGCCGCCCGCGCGGCCGGCGCCACGATCCTGACCGAGACGCTGGTGTGGGCCGCCTTCGAGGACCTCAGCGCCGGCGTGCTCACGCCCGGGGAGAACCTGGAGGTCCGCGCGCAGGCGATCGTCGTTGCCGCCGGCGCCGCGGACAGGCCGCTGCCGTTCCCGGGGTGGGAGACGCCGAACGTGCTCAACGCCCAGGAGGCGCTGCGGCTCGTCTCGTTCCATGACGCGCTGCGCGACCGCATCGCCGTGGTGGCCGGCGCAGGCGGCGCCGGCGTGCCCGTGGCCCTAGCACTGCGCGCCGGCGGCCTGACGGTCGCCGCCCTCGCGGAGGCAGCGTCGCTGGCCGACGACGAGCGGGCGGCGCTGGCCGGCGCGGGCATCCCAGCCGTCGAGGGTGCGCGCGTCGCGGCCGCAGAAGGGCAGGAGTACCTCAGAGCGGTCATCCTGCAGCGCAACGGTGAGCGGCGCCGGATCGATGCCGATGTCCTGGTGCTGGCCACAGGCCGGATGCCGCTCATCGAGCTCCTCGGGGTGGCCGGATGCGCCACGGAGTGGCGGCCGGACCTGGGCGGGTACATCCCGGTGCGGTCGGCGCGCCTGGAGACCTCGGTCGCCGGCCTGTTCGCCGCCGGCGCGTGCGGCGCTGTCTGCGGGCCGCTCACCGCGGTGGCCGAGGGTCGCCTGGCCGGCGCCGCGGCGGCACTGCGCCTGGGCCGCGGCAGCGGGGCGCGGGTCGAGGCGCTGGAGCAGGCGCTGGTTCGGGCCAGATCGCAAGAAGCCGCGCAGGTCGCGCGCGAGATGACCGTGCTGGCGGAACTCGAAGCCGACGCGGTGGCGGCGGCGCTGCGCGATCCCGATCAGATCTTCTGCCGGTGCGAGAAGGTCCCGGTGGCGAAGGTGCAGGCGGCCATCGAGTGGGGCGCACGCACGGCCGGCGAGGTGAAGCGGCTCACGCGGGTGGGCATGGGCGAGTGCCAGGGCCGGGCCTGCCGGCCGCTGCTCTCGCGGGCCGTCGCGCAGATCCTGGGTGAGGACATCATCCGCGTCCAGCCCATCACCTACCGGCCGCCGGTGCGTCCCATCCCGCTGGCGGCCCTGCTGCGGGGGACGGAATGA
- a CDS encoding DNA-binding protein, with translation MSGGANMQQTGAATAFQTGTRWASGRLGRLVVVRLAPREDVKRAIEAIAEAEGLAGALILGGAASLRRVTLRNVRVAPERWPITDSNRIWTTLEGPLELVSIMGNISRWPDGRPFVHAHVVVSTGRPDGVAYGGHLVDGAEVLTAGELALAEVLEVRMRRDRDPGTLGEELFPDTT, from the coding sequence ATGAGCGGAGGAGCCAACATGCAGCAGACAGGGGCCGCGACAGCGTTTCAGACGGGCACGCGCTGGGCCTCGGGGCGACTGGGCCGGCTCGTGGTCGTCCGGCTCGCGCCTCGGGAAGACGTGAAGCGGGCGATCGAGGCGATCGCCGAGGCCGAAGGCCTGGCGGGCGCACTGATCCTCGGCGGCGCGGCCAGCCTGCGCCGCGTCACGCTGCGCAACGTCCGGGTGGCGCCGGAGCGGTGGCCGATCACCGACTCCAACCGCATCTGGACCACGCTTGAGGGCCCGCTCGAGCTGGTGTCGATCATGGGCAACATCTCGCGGTGGCCCGACGGCCGGCCGTTCGTGCACGCGCACGTCGTGGTCTCGACGGGCCGGCCCGACGGCGTGGCCTACGGCGGCCACCTGGTGGACGGCGCGGAGGTCCTGACCGCTGGGGAGCTGGCGCTCGCCGAGGTCCTGGAGGTGAGGATGAGGCGTGACCGCGACCCGGGTACCCTCGGCGAGGAGCTCTTTCCCGACACGACATGA
- a CDS encoding ABC transporter substrate-binding protein, translated as MPRRLVTVTLIALLAATLLLARVNAAPPTQITIAVPSDIVSMDPHATSDFVTNQVMTGTVYETLVKVGTKGEYEPALAVSWKILDNQTWEFRLRPNVKFHNGEPLTADAVKFSLDRCLNPANRCPRRGQLSVAQSVEVVDPMTVRIKTEGAFAALPSALMFGFIVAPRAVQTDPQALQKQAIGTGAMRLVEWQRGQRLVFERFNDYWGKKPQFERVIYRPIPDEIARVAALQAGEVHLVTAMPPEMVPVLTRNPKTAVARRGQRQIYIGMDATGTNLKPLADVRVRQAMNYAVNKDVLVSRILEGNAVPNVGGMFPQAPGFDTRLRPYPHDPGRAKRLLAEAGYADGFEVTLNFVPGLEGSLKTKEVVESVASDLGNVGIRVRLVQMEAAAFWDGYFGKKYQMYLLTWGTSPEAGLYYRTLLHSRTRGLYYRNSKTDELIDAWFAALEPRQRVETGRVLHRHVYEQAPFIFLFNQFSLFGMSASLTWVERPIEVIWAYDLGWQE; from the coding sequence ATGCCGCGCAGGCTGGTGACTGTGACGCTGATCGCGCTGCTCGCCGCCACGCTGTTGCTCGCCAGGGTCAACGCCGCTCCGCCCACCCAGATCACCATCGCCGTGCCCAGCGACATCGTGTCCATGGACCCGCATGCCACCAGCGACTTTGTGACCAACCAGGTCATGACGGGCACCGTCTACGAGACGCTGGTCAAGGTGGGCACGAAGGGCGAGTACGAACCGGCCCTGGCCGTCTCGTGGAAGATCCTGGACAACCAAACCTGGGAGTTCAGGCTCCGGCCCAACGTGAAGTTCCACAACGGCGAGCCGCTGACCGCCGACGCCGTGAAGTTCAGCCTTGACCGCTGCCTGAACCCGGCCAACCGGTGCCCGCGCCGCGGGCAGCTCTCGGTCGCCCAGAGCGTCGAGGTCGTCGACCCCATGACCGTGCGCATCAAGACCGAGGGCGCGTTCGCGGCGCTGCCGAGCGCGCTGATGTTCGGCTTCATCGTCGCCCCCCGCGCCGTGCAGACCGATCCCCAGGCCCTCCAGAAGCAGGCTATCGGCACCGGAGCCATGCGCCTGGTGGAGTGGCAGCGGGGCCAGCGGCTGGTCTTCGAGCGCTTCAACGACTACTGGGGGAAGAAGCCGCAATTCGAGCGCGTGATCTACCGGCCCATCCCGGACGAGATCGCGCGGGTCGCGGCCCTGCAGGCTGGCGAGGTACACCTGGTTACGGCCATGCCGCCCGAGATGGTGCCCGTGCTGACCCGCAACCCCAAGACCGCGGTCGCCCGCCGCGGCCAGCGGCAGATCTACATCGGCATGGACGCCACGGGCACGAACCTCAAGCCCCTGGCCGACGTGCGGGTGCGGCAGGCGATGAACTACGCTGTGAACAAGGACGTCCTGGTGAGCCGCATCCTGGAAGGGAACGCCGTGCCCAACGTCGGCGGGATGTTCCCCCAGGCGCCGGGTTTCGACACCCGGCTCAGGCCCTATCCCCACGATCCCGGGAGGGCGAAGCGGCTCCTGGCCGAAGCCGGCTATGCCGACGGGTTCGAGGTCACCTTAAACTTCGTCCCCGGCCTGGAGGGATCGCTCAAGACCAAAGAGGTCGTCGAGTCCGTCGCCAGCGACCTGGGCAACGTGGGGATTCGTGTCAGACTAGTCCAGATGGAGGCGGCCGCCTTCTGGGACGGGTACTTCGGAAAGAAGTACCAGATGTACCTGCTCACCTGGGGGACAAGCCCGGAGGCCGGGCTGTACTACCGGACGCTGCTCCACTCCAGGACGCGCGGGCTCTACTACCGGAACTCGAAGACGGACGAGTTGATCGACGCTTGGTTCGCCGCGCTGGAGCCCAGGCAGCGCGTCGAGACCGGCCGGGTGCTGCACCGGCATGTCTACGAGCAGGCGCCCTTCATCTTCCTCTTCAACCAGTTCTCGCTGTTCGGTATGAGCGCCAGCCTGACGTGGGTCGAGCGGCCCATCGAGGTCATCTGGGCCTACGACCTGGGCTGGCAGGAGTGA
- a CDS encoding FAD-dependent oxidoreductase has protein sequence MSRPTAYGVIVGSGIRGAGAAYFMARRGWRVHVVEVGEVGGGTSTATNANLAPHNRDPLSPEFGLAMATAAMYASPEADFSADLEFRRCGRVMLAEDVNPLLAVGAYLRAVRRMGGQVWTQTPATRVRVERGRVVEVQTPHDPIATGLVIDAARASAGAVACMAGMPFDITLVWGQLVVTEPVPSRGVGTWNEAAVVLHHHDRTGYAVRFLATRVASGNLLIGRCELAGEAQRRVILEAVAPVLRRGVRFIPAIRDLRVIRIFAGIRPYSPDERAAIGLVPSPLGFALLAGFGDKGIGLSAGTRLLTQALCGERPDLPLEPFDPARFSAREPHIPALKGGPA, from the coding sequence ATGAGCCGGCCCACGGCCTACGGGGTCATCGTCGGCTCCGGCATCCGGGGCGCTGGCGCGGCGTACTTCATGGCGCGCAGGGGATGGCGCGTGCACGTGGTCGAGGTCGGTGAGGTCGGGGGCGGCACGAGCACCGCCACCAACGCCAACTTGGCGCCGCACAACCGCGACCCGCTCTCGCCCGAGTTCGGCCTGGCGATGGCGACCGCGGCCATGTACGCGTCGCCGGAAGCCGACTTCAGCGCCGATCTGGAGTTCCGGCGGTGCGGCAGGGTGATGCTGGCGGAGGACGTAAACCCGCTGCTCGCCGTCGGCGCGTACCTGCGGGCGGTGCGCCGGATGGGCGGTCAGGTGTGGACGCAGACGCCGGCGACCCGCGTCCGCGTCGAGCGCGGCCGCGTCGTCGAGGTCCAGACGCCGCACGACCCCATCGCCACCGGGCTCGTCATCGACGCCGCCCGCGCGTCGGCGGGCGCGGTGGCGTGTATGGCCGGCATGCCGTTCGACATCACTCTGGTGTGGGGACAGCTCGTGGTGACCGAGCCGGTGCCGTCGCGCGGCGTCGGGACGTGGAACGAGGCAGCGGTCGTCCTCCACCACCACGACCGCACCGGGTATGCAGTCCGGTTCCTGGCGACCAGGGTGGCGAGCGGGAACCTGCTGATCGGGCGGTGCGAGCTGGCCGGCGAGGCGCAACGCCGCGTCATCCTCGAAGCGGTGGCGCCGGTCCTGCGCCGCGGCGTGCGCTTCATCCCGGCCATCCGTGACCTGCGGGTGATCCGCATCTTCGCCGGCATCCGGCCCTACAGCCCCGACGAGCGGGCGGCGATCGGCCTGGTGCCCTCCCCGTTGGGGTTCGCGCTGCTGGCGGGGTTCGGCGACAAGGGCATCGGGCTCAGCGCCGGGACGCGGCTGCTGACGCAGGCGCTCTGCGGCGAGCGGCCCGATCTGCCGCTGGAGCCCTTCGATCCAGCGCGCTTCTCCGCCCGCGAGCCCCACATCCCCGCGCTCAAAGGAGGCCCGGCGTGA
- a CDS encoding aspartate aminotransferase family protein, with amino-acid sequence MSHIFWRDLRATYPTIVRGEGVYLYDNTGRRYLDGCSGALVTNIGHGVAEIADAMAAQARRVAFAHISNFVTEPALHLAALLAERAPQGLRSVYYASGGSEAVETALKLARAYFLERDGAGTPKHLIIGRWHGYHGNTLGALSASGHWPRRRPYEPLLLPFLHIEPCNAYRQPYGPDCADWDVRAARALEAAIVEAGPQRVAAFIAEPVVGAAAGAVAGTRAYFEEIRRICDRHDVLFIADEVMTGFGRTGRQFAIEHFGVTPDMLVMGKGMAAGYAPLAGVLVHDRIREVFARGSGRFVHGHTYSAHPVACAAGCAVQEYMDRHRLVSRAAALGPGVCQRLQVLRRWRIVGDVRGMGMMWGVEFVRDRATKEPFPRALRLVEQVVAETMRRGVMVYPGTGGVDGVNGDHLLVGPPLTISEAELDELVGALDEAVGAVTRAVLAGQS; translated from the coding sequence GTGAGCCACATCTTCTGGCGGGACCTGCGCGCGACATACCCGACCATCGTGCGCGGCGAAGGCGTCTACCTGTACGACAACACCGGGCGGCGGTACCTGGACGGGTGCTCCGGCGCGCTCGTCACCAACATCGGCCATGGGGTCGCCGAGATCGCCGATGCGATGGCCGCGCAGGCGCGCCGGGTGGCCTTCGCGCATATCTCGAACTTCGTTACCGAGCCGGCGCTGCATCTGGCGGCGCTGCTGGCCGAGCGCGCACCCCAGGGGTTGCGCTCGGTGTACTACGCTTCTGGCGGCTCCGAGGCCGTGGAGACCGCGCTCAAGCTCGCGCGCGCGTACTTCCTCGAGCGCGACGGCGCCGGGACGCCCAAGCACCTGATCATCGGCCGCTGGCACGGGTACCACGGCAACACGCTGGGCGCCCTGTCCGCGTCGGGGCATTGGCCCCGGCGCCGGCCGTACGAGCCGCTGCTGCTGCCCTTCCTGCACATCGAGCCGTGCAACGCCTACCGCCAGCCCTACGGCCCGGACTGCGCCGACTGGGACGTCCGGGCGGCCCGGGCCCTGGAAGCCGCCATCGTCGAGGCGGGGCCGCAGCGCGTGGCCGCCTTCATCGCCGAGCCCGTGGTCGGCGCGGCGGCCGGCGCGGTCGCGGGCACGCGGGCGTACTTCGAGGAGATCCGCCGCATCTGCGACCGCCACGACGTGCTCTTCATCGCCGACGAGGTGATGACCGGGTTCGGGCGCACCGGCCGGCAGTTCGCCATCGAGCACTTCGGCGTGACGCCCGACATGCTGGTGATGGGCAAGGGCATGGCCGCCGGCTACGCGCCGCTGGCCGGCGTGCTGGTGCACGACCGGATCCGCGAGGTCTTCGCGCGCGGCTCCGGCCGGTTCGTGCACGGCCACACCTACAGCGCGCACCCGGTGGCGTGCGCGGCCGGGTGCGCGGTGCAGGAGTACATGGACCGGCACCGGCTCGTGTCGCGCGCCGCAGCCCTCGGCCCCGGGGTCTGCCAACGCCTCCAGGTGCTGCGGCGGTGGAGGATCGTCGGCGACGTGCGCGGGATGGGCATGATGTGGGGGGTCGAGTTCGTCCGCGACCGGGCGACGAAGGAGCCGTTCCCGCGGGCGCTGCGCCTGGTCGAGCAGGTCGTCGCGGAGACGATGCGGCGCGGGGTCATGGTCTATCCCGGCACCGGTGGCGTCGACGGGGTCAATGGCGATCATCTGCTGGTGGGCCCGCCCCTCACGATCTCTGAGGCCGAGCTGGACGAGCTCGTCGGAGCACTCGACGAGGCCGTGGGGGCCGTAACTCGGGCCGTCCTGGCGGGGCAGTCGTAG
- a CDS encoding D-2-hydroxyacid dehydrogenase: protein MIQTALIYQPRFGPLLAEELRRREPGLEVRLAVQPEQVAGLIGEADALLTTSRFPMEALAQARRLRWIQVTAAGVDHFVGSPHLRCGVRLTRLVGTFGPRMAEYAFAYALAISQDVVRVLRQQQARRWESFDQWWLLGRTLLLVGVGTIGRAVGKVGRAFGMRVIGVGRRARPGQAGGIKAVYPRERLNDALAAAHLIVVTVPLTAQTRGMFGPVEFATMRDDAVFINMGRGAVVQQDALVAALQQGRPAWAVLDVFEQEPLPARHPLWGLPNAIVTPHLAGHTQPHETLEAFFENLRRLRARGGSYATP from the coding sequence GTGATCCAGACCGCGCTCATCTACCAGCCCAGGTTCGGCCCGCTCCTGGCCGAGGAGCTGCGGCGCCGGGAGCCCGGCCTGGAGGTGCGCCTGGCGGTGCAGCCCGAGCAGGTCGCGGGCCTCATCGGGGAGGCCGACGCGCTGCTGACCACGTCGCGGTTCCCGATGGAGGCGCTCGCACAGGCGCGGCGGCTGCGCTGGATTCAGGTCACGGCCGCCGGCGTCGATCACTTCGTCGGGTCGCCGCACCTGCGCTGCGGCGTCAGGCTGACGCGTCTGGTCGGCACCTTCGGCCCGCGGATGGCGGAGTACGCCTTCGCTTACGCGCTGGCGATCAGCCAGGATGTCGTCCGTGTGTTGCGCCAGCAGCAGGCGCGGCGTTGGGAGTCGTTCGATCAATGGTGGCTGCTGGGCAGAACGCTGCTGCTCGTCGGGGTGGGAACGATCGGCCGCGCGGTGGGGAAGGTCGGCCGGGCCTTCGGGATGCGCGTGATCGGCGTGGGCCGGCGCGCCCGGCCAGGGCAGGCGGGCGGGATCAAGGCGGTCTACCCGCGCGAGCGCCTCAACGACGCGCTGGCGGCCGCACACCTCATCGTCGTCACCGTGCCGCTGACCGCCCAGACCCGGGGGATGTTCGGCCCCGTCGAGTTCGCGACCATGCGCGACGACGCGGTCTTCATCAACATGGGCCGGGGCGCCGTCGTGCAGCAAGACGCGCTGGTCGCGGCGCTGCAGCAGGGCCGGCCCGCGTGGGCCGTGCTCGACGTGTTCGAGCAGGAGCCGCTGCCCGCCAGGCACCCGCTCTGGGGCCTGCCCAACGCGATCGTCACCCCGCACCTGGCCGGGCACACACAGCCCCACGAGACGCTGGAGGCGTTCTTCGAGAACCTGCGCCGGCTGCGCGCGCGGGGCGGCAGCTACGCCACGCCGTGA
- a CDS encoding FAD-binding oxidoreductase, which yields MDEVEVLIVGAGVVGVCTALEMLREGRGVLVVERREIGAGASGNNAGSCAVQNKLPPFVAIAREAVAIWQALQQELEHDGLDLGYVRTGGLRLAETPEEVKELRQSYRVQRALGAPVTFMSGDEARAVAPYLGPGIVAANWCPEDGFCDVLQAMRVLATTVRRRGGTIWTHTEVSAITRDRTGFRVQTSRGPVRAGRVVVAAGLWARDLATTLGAPVPLRPKINILSVTPRVAPVMHHMITHASHRLTMKQLQVGTVVIGGGWQGEGDYRSYRVWPTFPHLMGNWQLAVRAVPALADLNILRAWAGIDGRSPDNLPLVGPVPGLPGAYLMACCPGGWTMGPFMARMLAEMIRTRRTPRAVEPFGLHRFVETGRGA from the coding sequence GTGGACGAGGTCGAGGTCCTGATCGTCGGGGCCGGCGTTGTCGGCGTCTGTACGGCCCTGGAGATGCTCCGCGAGGGCCGGGGGGTCCTGGTGGTCGAGCGCCGGGAGATCGGCGCCGGCGCGTCGGGCAACAACGCCGGATCGTGCGCGGTGCAGAACAAACTCCCGCCTTTCGTTGCGATTGCGCGGGAGGCCGTGGCGATCTGGCAGGCGCTGCAGCAGGAACTCGAGCACGACGGCCTCGACCTCGGATACGTGCGCACGGGCGGCCTCCGGCTGGCAGAGACGCCGGAGGAAGTGAAGGAGCTCAGACAGTCGTACCGGGTGCAGCGGGCCCTGGGCGCTCCGGTCACCTTCATGTCCGGGGACGAGGCCAGGGCGGTGGCCCCGTACCTGGGGCCCGGCATCGTGGCGGCCAACTGGTGCCCGGAGGACGGGTTCTGCGACGTCCTCCAAGCGATGCGCGTGCTCGCCACGACGGTGCGCCGGCGCGGCGGCACGATCTGGACCCACACCGAGGTTTCGGCGATCACCCGCGACCGCACGGGTTTCCGCGTGCAGACCTCGCGCGGGCCGGTGCGCGCCGGCCGGGTGGTGGTCGCCGCCGGCCTGTGGGCGCGCGACTTGGCCACCACGCTGGGCGCTCCGGTCCCGCTGCGGCCGAAGATCAACATCCTGTCGGTCACGCCGCGGGTAGCCCCGGTGATGCATCACATGATCACGCACGCCTCCCACAGGCTCACAATGAAGCAGCTCCAGGTCGGCACGGTGGTGATCGGCGGCGGCTGGCAGGGCGAGGGCGACTACCGATCCTACCGCGTCTGGCCGACCTTCCCGCACCTGATGGGGAACTGGCAGCTGGCGGTCCGCGCGGTGCCGGCGCTGGCGGACCTGAACATCCTGCGGGCGTGGGCCGGGATCGACGGCCGGTCGCCGGACAACCTGCCGCTCGTCGGGCCGGTACCCGGGCTGCCCGGGGCCTATCTGATGGCGTGCTGCCCTGGCGGATGGACGATGGGGCCGTTCATGGCCCGCATGCTCGCGGAGATGATCCGCACGAGGCGCACCCCGCGCGCGGTCGAGCCGTTCGGCCTGCACCGCTTCGTCGAGACCGGGAGGGGCGCGTGA
- a CDS encoding ABC transporter permease, translating to MRRLLTLRLAEAAVVLVGVLTITFFIARLSGDPVHLLAGSEATAADIESLRKAYGFDQPLLVQYARFLADVVQGRLGESLRYRQPALDLVIERLPATVQLAAAALAVSVASGIPLGVFAATRPHSLWDHGSMVLALIGQTVPAFWLGIMLILLFPLRLGWFYTSGYGTLGHLVLPAITLGVFHTARLARLTRGAMLDVLTRDYVRTAKAKGLTYWTVVRHHALRNSLLPLLSILGIEVGTLMGGSVVTETIFAWPGIGRLAVESVYARDYPVVQAVVLAAAVTFILSHLAVDVLYGVVDPRIRYD from the coding sequence ATGCGGCGTCTGCTGACGCTCCGCCTGGCCGAGGCGGCGGTGGTGCTGGTGGGGGTGCTCACCATCACGTTCTTCATCGCCCGCCTTAGCGGCGACCCCGTGCACCTGCTCGCCGGGTCGGAGGCGACCGCGGCCGACATCGAGAGCCTGCGGAAGGCGTATGGCTTCGACCAGCCGCTACTGGTGCAGTACGCGCGGTTCCTGGCTGATGTGGTTCAGGGCCGGCTCGGCGAGTCGCTTCGCTACCGCCAGCCGGCTCTCGACCTGGTGATCGAGCGCCTCCCCGCCACGGTGCAGCTCGCCGCGGCGGCCCTGGCCGTCTCTGTGGCCAGCGGCATCCCGCTGGGCGTCTTCGCGGCCACACGGCCCCACTCGCTGTGGGATCACGGGAGCATGGTGCTCGCCCTCATCGGGCAGACCGTGCCCGCCTTCTGGCTGGGCATCATGCTTATCCTGCTCTTTCCGCTGCGCCTGGGGTGGTTCTACACCTCGGGCTATGGGACGCTCGGGCACCTGGTGCTGCCGGCGATCACCCTCGGCGTCTTCCACACCGCGCGCCTGGCCCGGCTCACGCGCGGCGCCATGCTCGACGTGCTCACCCGCGACTACGTCCGCACCGCGAAAGCCAAAGGGCTGACTTATTGGACCGTTGTGCGCCACCACGCGCTGCGCAACAGCCTGCTGCCGCTGCTCTCGATCCTGGGGATCGAGGTCGGGACGCTCATGGGCGGTTCGGTCGTCACCGAGACCATCTTCGCCTGGCCGGGGATCGGCCGGCTGGCCGTCGAGTCCGTGTACGCGCGCGACTATCCGGTCGTGCAGGCCGTCGTGCTGGCGGCCGCGGTGACCTTCATCCTCAGCCATCTGGCTGTGGACGTGCTCTACGGCGTCGTGGATCCCAGGATCCGGTACGACTGA